The proteins below come from a single Gemmatimonadales bacterium genomic window:
- a CDS encoding GvpL/GvpF family gas vesicle protein, with product MPDAAKYVYCIADLGPQRSFGPLGIGARGDEVTAIPYRDIAAVVSDSPRMRYRVNYENSAAHELAIEAVFAHHTVLPVRFGTLAEDDDDVRAMLELEYGEYRALLDGMRGKMEVGLKAVFDERLIYREILASSPEISRRREAVAQLPPDRAHWQLVEIGRMVEEALKAEKARVREEIVGALRGACCDFRLTDRLLGERMLMNAAFLVERAREAAFERQVDALAERYGERIKFKYVTGFPPFNFVCLVVRWLGQRHAVA from the coding sequence GTGCCTGACGCGGCGAAGTACGTCTACTGCATCGCCGACCTCGGCCCGCAGCGCAGCTTCGGGCCGCTGGGGATCGGCGCTCGGGGCGATGAGGTCACCGCCATCCCCTATCGCGACATCGCCGCGGTGGTGAGCGATTCTCCCCGCATGCGCTACCGGGTGAACTATGAAAACTCGGCCGCCCACGAGCTGGCGATCGAGGCGGTCTTCGCGCATCACACGGTGTTGCCGGTGCGGTTCGGCACCCTCGCCGAGGACGACGACGACGTGCGCGCCATGTTGGAGCTGGAGTACGGCGAGTACCGGGCTCTCCTCGACGGCATGCGGGGCAAGATGGAGGTGGGGCTGAAGGCGGTGTTCGACGAACGGCTGATCTACCGGGAGATCCTGGCCTCCTCCCCGGAGATCAGCCGACGCAGAGAAGCCGTGGCCCAGCTACCGCCGGACCGGGCGCACTGGCAGCTGGTGGAGATCGGCAGGATGGTGGAGGAAGCGCTGAAGGCCGAGAAGGCGCGGGTCCGTGAGGAGATCGTGGGAGCGCTCCGAGGGGCGTGTTGCGACTTCCGCCTCACCGACCGGCTCCTGGGCGAGCGGATGCTCATGAACGCGGCCTTTCTGGTGGAGCGCGCTCGGGAGGCCGCCTTCGAGCGGCAGGTGGATGCCCTGGCCGAGCGGTACGGGGAGCGAATCAAGTTCAAATACGTAACCGGCTTTCCGCCGTTCAACTTCGTCTGCCTCGTGGTCCGTTGGCTGGGACAGAGACATGCTGTTGCTTGA
- a CDS encoding gas vesicle protein GvpG, producing the protein MLLLDDLLLLPVKGLVGILRRIGEMADRELTDREYMQERLLELRLRYEMDEIDEPEYHRQAVPWEAKLEAADRAAEEAERELAGSAVGHGEEG; encoded by the coding sequence ATGCTGTTGCTTGACGATCTGCTGCTGCTGCCCGTCAAAGGGTTAGTCGGGATCCTGAGGAGGATCGGCGAGATGGCGGACCGCGAGCTCACCGACCGGGAGTACATGCAGGAGCGGCTGCTCGAGCTTCGTCTCCGCTACGAGATGGACGAGATTGACGAGCCGGAGTACCACCGGCAGGCGGTGCCATGGGAAGCGAAGCTCGAGGCCGCCGACCGGGCGGCCGAGGAGGCCGAAAGAGAGCTGGCCGGTTCCGCTGTTGGCCACGGAGAGGAGGGCTAG
- a CDS encoding gas vesicle protein, with translation MPQPPQIAHGIQATNLADILERVLDKGIVIAGDITISLADVELLKIKIRLLVASVEKAKEMGIDWWQSDPALSSKARVMEEENRNLKKRLDQLEARIGG, from the coding sequence ATGCCGCAGCCGCCGCAGATCGCGCACGGCATCCAGGCCACCAACCTGGCCGACATCCTCGAGCGCGTCCTCGACAAGGGGATCGTCATCGCCGGCGACATCACGATCAGCCTGGCCGACGTCGAGCTGTTGAAGATCAAGATCCGGCTCCTCGTCGCATCGGTGGAGAAGGCGAAGGAGATGGGGATCGACTGGTGGCAGAGCGACCCCGCCCTCTCCTCGAAGGCTAGGGTCATGGAGGAGGAGAACCGGAACCTGAAGAAGCGCCTCGACCAGCTCGAGGCGCGCATCGGCGGCTAG
- the hsp20 gene encoding archaeal heat shock protein Hsp20: MRGREGGGGFGLGDVFRGMGDLIELLKEMEAEGKTEVARTGELRGKGRLKDLKGVYGFSVKVGLGGEPTVETFGNIRKGEAGPTVEEVREPLVDVFDEGGSMRVLAEMPGVEAEDVRVELNDDVLIITAEGKDRKYSKEILLPAKGRRDSVQTSYQNGILEVTAAKAEARP; the protein is encoded by the coding sequence ATGAGAGGACGAGAAGGCGGAGGCGGGTTCGGCCTCGGCGATGTCTTCAGGGGAATGGGCGACCTCATCGAGCTCCTCAAGGAGATGGAGGCGGAGGGCAAGACCGAGGTGGCCCGCACGGGGGAGCTGCGGGGGAAGGGGCGGCTGAAGGACCTCAAAGGGGTCTATGGCTTCAGCGTTAAGGTAGGCCTGGGGGGTGAACCCACCGTTGAGACCTTCGGCAACATCCGCAAGGGCGAGGCAGGCCCCACCGTCGAGGAAGTGCGCGAGCCGTTGGTAGACGTCTTCGACGAGGGCGGTTCGATGCGCGTCCTGGCCGAAATGCCCGGCGTGGAAGCCGAGGACGTGCGGGTGGAACTCAACGACGACGTTCTCATCATCACCGCGGAGGGGAAAGACCGGAAGTACAGCAAGGAGATTCTGCTTCCCGCTAAGGGGCGCCGCGACTCCGTCCAAACCTCGTACCAGAACGGGATCCTCGAGGTTACCGCCGCCAAGGCCGAGGCGCGGCCATGA
- a CDS encoding ArsA family ATPase encodes MKVVLFGGKGGVGKTTFASVAAIQLAESGSRTLLMSTDPAHSLSDRLEQEIGPEITPVTGVPNLWALEVSAERLYLKFKGDHEGEIRNILETTYLDEEDISDLLSLSIPGLDEVMALKELVELVDGGQYDFYVVDTAPTGHALRLLGLPQLLDDWIRVLARMSYKYRYVVSRLARREIQGPAEDFLFTMKQTVKKVQALLRDPERCEFIVVTVPEIMVMAETGRLVEDLARLKIPVRHLIVNHVISAELAPCPFCRERWQEQRRVMRGCQQTVSAYEVCDVLELPHEIRGLGRLKELRLPAPWFREEAGRVATGREDGGERRWGGRASREPPAAARAADRGGEGRAAAMPLPPPAAV; translated from the coding sequence ATGAAGGTCGTCCTGTTCGGCGGCAAGGGAGGAGTCGGCAAGACGACCTTCGCCTCGGTTGCGGCGATACAGCTTGCCGAGTCCGGATCCCGCACGCTCCTGATGTCCACCGACCCGGCGCACTCGCTCTCCGACCGGCTGGAGCAGGAGATCGGCCCGGAGATCACGCCCGTCACGGGCGTTCCGAACCTGTGGGCGCTGGAGGTCTCGGCCGAGCGCCTGTACCTGAAGTTCAAGGGGGACCATGAGGGCGAGATCCGGAACATCCTGGAGACGACCTACTTGGACGAGGAGGACATCAGCGACCTGCTCTCCCTCTCGATTCCCGGGTTGGACGAGGTGATGGCGCTGAAGGAGCTGGTGGAGCTGGTGGACGGCGGGCAGTACGACTTCTATGTCGTGGACACGGCGCCGACCGGCCATGCCCTGAGGTTGCTCGGTCTTCCCCAACTGCTCGACGACTGGATCCGGGTCCTGGCCCGCATGAGCTACAAGTACCGCTACGTGGTCTCGCGGCTGGCCAGGCGCGAGATCCAAGGACCCGCGGAGGACTTCCTCTTCACCATGAAGCAGACGGTGAAAAAGGTGCAGGCCCTGCTGCGTGATCCCGAACGGTGCGAGTTCATCGTCGTCACCGTGCCCGAGATCATGGTGATGGCCGAGACCGGCCGGCTGGTCGAGGATCTCGCCCGTCTCAAGATCCCGGTGCGGCATCTGATCGTGAACCACGTGATCTCCGCGGAGCTTGCTCCTTGTCCTTTCTGCCGTGAGCGGTGGCAGGAACAGCGGCGGGTGATGCGGGGGTGTCAGCAGACCGTCTCTGCATACGAGGTGTGCGATGTGCTGGAGCTGCCTCACGAGATCCGAGGCCTCGGCCGGCTGAAGGAGCTGCGGCTCCCGGCGCCCTGGTTCAGGGAGGAGGCCGGGCGCGTGGCCACTGGCCGCGAGGATGGCGGGGAGCGGCGGTGGGGTGGGCGGGCGAGCCGGGAGCCGCCCGCCGCCGCGCGCGCCGCGGACCGTGGCGGCGAGGGGCGTGCGGCGGCGATGCCGCTGCCCCCTCCCGCCGCCGTTTAG
- a CDS encoding CDC48 family AAA ATPase codes for MALLSSDGLALRVAESMPKDVGRGIARMDPEDLRALGAEVGQVLEIKGKRQTVAKAMPAYAEARGKTIIQMDGLTRANAQVGLDERVQVRKLSANPAVKLVLSPLSPMRAVQREPDSRYLGRLLEGLPVVVGDRIRATRFGTVAQEFTVLETAPPGAVIVQPTTVLRIKQAEAAGEAAKVSYEDIGGLTKEIRRVREMIELPLKYPEIFERLGIGAPKGVLLHGPPGCGKTLIARAVASETDATFLAVSGPEVIHKFYGESEAKLRKIFEEAERHAPSIIFLDEIDAIAPKREAVVGEVEKRVVAQLLALMDGLRSRGQVIVIGATNIPNALDPALRRPGRFDREITISIPDRKGRREILEIHSRGMPLADGVDLEQLADMTHGFVGADLEALCREAAMAALRGILPQIDFEAGAIPYEVVAELRIDREHFAEAFRDVEPSALREITVEIPDVRWDAIGGLEEVKEELREALEWPLTYAGLFQHAGARPPKGILLYGPPGTGKTLLAQAVATESQANFISVKGPALMSKWVGESEKGIREMFKRAKQAAPCLIFFDEVDALAPVRGGAGDSHVTERVISQLLTELDGIEEMRGVVVLGATNRLDILDPALLRPGRFDSLIAIPLPDEAARLAIFGVHCRGRPLAEDVDLAALAKGSEGCSGADIEAVCRKGTMLAIREYLKAHPWGSDPAFRGYALRMSDLGEALGSLRATEPERGWAR; via the coding sequence GTGGCCCTCCTCTCAAGCGACGGTCTGGCGCTGCGGGTGGCCGAATCGATGCCCAAGGACGTGGGACGGGGCATCGCGCGAATGGACCCTGAAGACCTCAGGGCCCTGGGCGCCGAGGTGGGTCAGGTCCTCGAGATCAAGGGGAAGCGCCAGACGGTGGCCAAGGCCATGCCCGCCTATGCGGAGGCCCGAGGCAAAACCATCATCCAGATGGACGGGCTCACCAGGGCCAACGCGCAGGTGGGACTCGATGAGCGGGTGCAGGTGCGGAAGCTCTCCGCCAACCCGGCCGTCAAACTCGTTCTCTCACCGCTCTCACCGATGCGCGCGGTCCAGCGGGAGCCCGACAGCCGCTACCTCGGCCGGCTGCTCGAGGGTCTGCCCGTCGTCGTCGGCGATCGGATTCGCGCCACGCGGTTCGGGACGGTGGCCCAGGAGTTCACCGTCCTGGAGACGGCCCCCCCGGGGGCCGTCATCGTTCAACCCACCACGGTGCTGCGCATCAAGCAGGCCGAAGCGGCCGGGGAGGCGGCGAAAGTCTCCTATGAGGACATCGGCGGGCTCACCAAGGAGATCCGGCGCGTCCGGGAGATGATCGAGCTGCCGCTCAAGTACCCGGAGATCTTCGAGCGGCTGGGCATCGGCGCCCCCAAGGGCGTGCTGCTGCACGGTCCGCCGGGCTGCGGCAAGACGCTGATCGCCCGGGCCGTGGCCAGCGAGACCGACGCCACCTTCCTGGCGGTGAGCGGGCCCGAGGTGATCCACAAGTTCTACGGGGAGAGCGAAGCCAAGCTGCGCAAGATCTTCGAGGAAGCCGAGCGGCACGCGCCCAGCATCATTTTCCTCGACGAGATTGACGCCATCGCCCCCAAGCGCGAAGCGGTCGTGGGCGAGGTGGAGAAGCGGGTCGTGGCGCAGCTCCTCGCGCTGATGGACGGCCTCCGATCGCGGGGGCAGGTGATCGTCATCGGCGCCACCAACATCCCGAACGCCCTGGACCCCGCGCTGCGCCGGCCAGGGCGCTTCGACCGGGAGATCACCATAAGCATCCCCGACCGCAAGGGACGGCGGGAGATCCTGGAGATCCATAGCCGGGGGATGCCGCTCGCGGACGGGGTGGACCTCGAGCAGTTGGCGGACATGACCCACGGCTTCGTCGGGGCCGATCTTGAGGCCCTCTGCCGCGAGGCGGCGATGGCGGCTCTGCGGGGCATCCTCCCCCAGATCGACTTCGAGGCCGGCGCCATTCCCTATGAGGTCGTGGCGGAGCTACGCATAGACCGCGAGCACTTCGCCGAAGCCTTCAGGGACGTCGAGCCCTCGGCCCTCAGGGAGATCACCGTCGAGATCCCCGACGTCCGGTGGGACGCGATCGGCGGCCTCGAGGAGGTGAAGGAGGAGTTGCGGGAGGCTCTGGAGTGGCCGCTCACGTACGCCGGCCTGTTTCAGCACGCCGGCGCGCGGCCGCCCAAGGGGATCCTCCTCTACGGACCGCCCGGCACCGGCAAGACGCTGCTCGCCCAGGCCGTGGCCACCGAGAGCCAGGCCAACTTCATCTCCGTCAAGGGACCCGCCCTCATGTCGAAGTGGGTGGGGGAGTCGGAGAAGGGCATCCGGGAGATGTTCAAGCGCGCGAAGCAGGCCGCTCCCTGCCTGATCTTTTTCGACGAGGTGGACGCGCTGGCGCCGGTGCGCGGGGGAGCAGGCGACTCTCACGTCACCGAACGGGTGATCAGCCAACTCCTCACCGAGCTGGACGGGATCGAGGAGATGCGCGGAGTGGTGGTCCTGGGCGCGACCAACCGGCTCGACATCTTGGATCCCGCGCTGCTCCGGCCGGGGCGGTTCGACTCCCTGATCGCCATCCCCCTCCCGGATGAGGCGGCGCGGTTGGCCATCTTCGGGGTCCACTGCCGAGGAAGGCCGCTCGCCGAGGACGTAGACCTGGCGGCGCTGGCAAAAGGGAGCGAGGGCTGCTCCGGTGCCGACATCGAGGCCGTGTGCCGCAAGGGCACGATGCTGGCGATTCGCGAATACCTCAAGGCGCACCCGTGGGGCAGCGACCCCGCCTTTCGGGGCTACGCGCTGAGGATGTCCGATCTCGGCGAGGCGCTGGGGTCGCTTCGGGCAACGGAACCGGAGCGCGGATGGGCGAGGTGA
- a CDS encoding response regulator has product MGEVRGRLLVVEDQQDLRELLATAFSLEGYAVSTAASGEEALALVQREVPDLIVLDLALPGMGGIETLRRIREGGRAPQVVIVTAHGTPAQMREAMALGVREFIGKPFDLDRLLRVVAGEMKEVKPPPREG; this is encoded by the coding sequence ATGGGCGAGGTGAGGGGGAGGCTCCTCGTGGTGGAGGATCAGCAGGATCTTCGCGAGCTGCTCGCCACGGCGTTTTCCCTCGAGGGGTACGCGGTCAGCACGGCGGCGAGCGGGGAGGAAGCGCTCGCTCTGGTGCAGCGAGAGGTGCCCGACCTGATCGTGCTGGACCTCGCGCTGCCCGGGATGGGCGGGATCGAGACGCTGAGGCGCATCAGGGAAGGCGGCCGCGCACCCCAGGTGGTGATCGTCACGGCTCACGGGACGCCGGCGCAGATGAGGGAGGCGATGGCGCTGGGCGTGCGCGAGTTCATCGGCAAGCCGTTCGACCTGGATAGGCTGCTCCGCGTGGTCGCCGGCGAGATGAAGGAGGTAAAGCCTCCACCGCGTGAGGGATGA